One genomic segment of Romeriopsis navalis LEGE 11480 includes these proteins:
- a CDS encoding hydroxysqualene dehydroxylase yields MASLTTAPKVTVIGAGWAGLGATYHLAKQGYEVTLLEAGAYPGGLVAGWKTDQGKSVEAGIHGFWYPYQNIFGLVDELGLKPFTDWTRSAQYSPNGLEVESPIFQDCPPLPAPMGTFLYTQFKRLPVWERATALPLLYAMIDFDNSDEAWRRYDKMSARELFQKFGVSERLYKEAFEPMLLVGLFAPGEQCSAAATLGMLYYFIIAHQPDFDVVWCRGTVGAEIFRPWCEAIEALGGKILTGKRVTDISLDAQGNANAVICGEEQFETDAVISSVGISGLQNIISSSATLGDRAEFANVMNLGSVDVLATRLWLDRKVNIPRPSNAGFGFDETTGWTFFDLNALHDEYRDAAGTVIEADFYHANQLMAMSDGAIVEKVQRDIATCVPAVGEANVIDSSVIRLKRAVTHFAPGSYQHLLPRQTSIPNLYMSGDWVVTRHGSWSQEKAYVTGLEAANAVIQQFANGETAKIIPIQPDEPQVQVLRELNRALRGLLK; encoded by the coding sequence ATGGCTTCTCTCACAACCGCGCCCAAAGTCACAGTAATCGGGGCTGGCTGGGCTGGTCTTGGCGCAACTTATCATTTGGCAAAGCAGGGCTATGAAGTCACACTCCTGGAAGCCGGAGCATATCCCGGTGGTCTGGTAGCCGGTTGGAAAACGGATCAAGGGAAATCGGTGGAAGCCGGGATTCATGGGTTTTGGTATCCCTATCAAAATATTTTCGGCTTGGTCGATGAACTGGGACTAAAGCCCTTTACGGATTGGACGCGATCAGCGCAGTATTCTCCCAATGGCTTAGAAGTCGAGTCCCCCATCTTCCAAGACTGCCCACCACTGCCCGCACCGATGGGGACATTTCTCTACACGCAGTTCAAGCGATTACCGGTCTGGGAGCGGGCAACAGCCTTACCACTGCTGTATGCCATGATTGATTTCGACAATTCCGATGAGGCTTGGCGGCGCTACGACAAGATGAGTGCGCGGGAACTATTTCAAAAGTTTGGCGTATCAGAGCGGCTCTACAAAGAAGCCTTTGAACCGATGTTACTCGTCGGACTCTTTGCCCCCGGTGAGCAGTGTTCCGCCGCCGCGACCCTGGGAATGCTCTACTACTTCATTATTGCCCACCAGCCAGACTTCGATGTGGTGTGGTGTCGCGGTACCGTGGGCGCAGAGATTTTTCGCCCGTGGTGTGAGGCAATTGAAGCCCTCGGCGGGAAGATTCTCACAGGTAAGCGCGTTACGGATATTTCCCTCGATGCGCAGGGAAATGCGAATGCGGTGATTTGCGGTGAGGAACAGTTTGAAACCGATGCGGTGATTTCATCGGTTGGCATCAGTGGGTTGCAGAATATTATTTCTAGTAGTGCAACCTTGGGCGATCGCGCCGAATTTGCCAATGTGATGAATCTAGGTTCTGTGGATGTTCTGGCGACGCGGCTCTGGCTCGATCGGAAAGTCAATATTCCGCGGCCATCAAATGCGGGTTTTGGCTTTGACGAAACGACTGGCTGGACGTTCTTTGACCTAAATGCACTGCATGATGAGTATCGCGATGCAGCCGGTACGGTGATCGAGGCCGACTTCTACCATGCAAATCAGTTGATGGCGATGTCGGATGGGGCGATCGTGGAGAAAGTCCAGCGCGATATTGCCACCTGCGTTCCGGCTGTGGGTGAGGCAAACGTTATCGACAGTAGTGTGATTCGTTTGAAACGCGCAGTGACGCACTTTGCTCCAGGCAGTTATCAACATCTCTTGCCGCGTCAGACAAGTATTCCCAACCTCTACATGAGTGGTGACTGGGTTGTGACTCGCCACGGTTCCTGGTCTCAGGAAAAAGCCTATGTCACGGGCCTCGAAGCGGCTAATGCCGTCATTCAACAATTTGCGAATGGTGAAACTGCTAAAATTATTCCGATCCAACCGGATGAACCGCAAGTACAAGTTTTAAGGGAATTGAATCGCGCCTTACGAGGATTGTTGAAGTAA
- a CDS encoding SDR family oxidoreductase, protein MSNTILITGASSGIGKATAQWFQAKSWNVIATMRSPQQETELTQLDNVLVTRLDVTDTESITTAVSAGIERFGSIDALVNNAGYGAYGPLEAFPMANIRRQFDTNVIGLLAVTQAILPHFRAQKSGTIVNISSIGGKMTFPLGTLYHGTKFAVEGLSESLHYELEPLGIKIKIVEPGAIATDFAGRSFDFTNDESLVEYQAIVQKLMSGFEQALSQSSPPSVVAEVIWTAITDGTKTLRYTAGEDARMLTTNRKAADDETFIGGIKTQFGLSS, encoded by the coding sequence ATGAGCAACACCATTTTAATCACCGGAGCCTCCAGTGGCATCGGGAAAGCCACGGCCCAGTGGTTCCAAGCAAAAAGTTGGAATGTCATCGCGACCATGCGATCGCCACAACAAGAAACCGAACTGACCCAGTTAGATAACGTACTGGTGACCCGGCTTGACGTCACTGACACTGAGTCAATCACTACCGCCGTGAGTGCGGGCATTGAGCGTTTTGGCTCGATTGATGCCTTAGTCAACAACGCTGGTTACGGTGCCTATGGACCGTTAGAGGCTTTTCCGATGGCAAATATTCGACGCCAATTTGACACCAACGTAATTGGCCTATTAGCGGTCACACAGGCTATCTTGCCTCACTTCCGGGCCCAGAAATCCGGCACCATCGTCAATATTTCATCGATTGGCGGCAAGATGACATTTCCCCTGGGCACGCTCTATCACGGGACAAAATTTGCGGTAGAAGGACTCTCTGAGTCCTTGCATTACGAACTCGAGCCACTGGGCATCAAAATCAAAATTGTTGAGCCTGGGGCGATTGCCACGGACTTTGCAGGACGCTCCTTTGACTTCACAAATGATGAATCGCTCGTCGAGTATCAGGCGATCGTGCAAAAGCTCATGTCTGGCTTTGAACAGGCTTTAAGCCAAAGTTCTCCGCCCAGTGTCGTGGCTGAGGTGATTTGGACCGCCATTACCGATGGCACGAAGACCCTTCGCTATACTGCTGGTGAGGATGCACGCATGTTGACCACCAATCGTAAAGCGGCGGACGATGAGACTTTTATCGGCGGGATCAAAACTCAGTTTGGATTATCGTCCTAA